ACTCCGTATTGACACATATTCGGTTTTGGTGGTGCAAAAATAATACCAATTTTGAAATACACAAGGGGGTAGTAATATATTATTTATTATTTATCAGTGTTTTATGTGTGTAATATTTTTGTAATATTTGCATAAACGCATAAAAAATGAGGATTTAGCTTTGACTTCCAGGGAATTTGGGAGTGTTTTAAAGCATTGGTAAAATGGGATGTATAATTTGAACCAACCTACATAAGGGTAAATAAAGAAATAAATAGTGAGCTGTGGCTTGACCCTCTATTAAAAATTACTAATAAGTCCATCATTGAATAAAATGGTAAATTTAATTTTCGTGATGTTCTATTTTTGTATCGAAAAAATCCTGAACACAAAATCAAACCAACAGTGTTGATTTAAAGAAAAGTAAGAATTTTATATGCGTTTCTTGATGAAGCGAATTTAATACAAACATAATTGCAAACTCTATGATTATTAATTTTCATAATGAAATCTACATTGTAAAATAGTGCATTTCTGATCCACTCCCTTGGTTCCACTGACTCGATAAACCAATCGATGCTCTCCAGATATTCTCCTCGACCAAAATCCTTGTAAGCCAAATCTTAAAGGCTCTGGTTTACCTATGCCTTTGAACGGATCCTTTCTAATAGCTTTTATTAATTCCTTTATTTTTTGAGCTGATTCTTCATCATTTTCTATCCAATAAGAAAAATCTTCCCAAGCAATTGGTGTAAATTCAATATTCATGACTTTCGTTTCAGATCGTCATAAAACGTATGATTTGGTTTTGCCTTCATTCATCTGTTTGATGGACTCTTCGAGCCTTGATTGATTGGCTTTGGTTGAAAACAGATGCTCGGTCTCTTTAAGTGCATTGTATTCCTGTATAGACATGATTACAATGGAGTCTTCTTCTTTGTTTCTAGGCACAATAATAACTTCCATGGCATTGGAAACATAGTCAAAATACTCTTTCATACCTCTTCGAAGATTAGAAATGGAAATCACTTTCATTCTTTTCAATTTATGTACAAATGTACGTAAATTTGTACATAATATTGTACATATAAAGTATATATTTTTATAAACAGCTTTAATGGGGGTTCATTTTCAATTATAAACGAATTACTATAATATCTATGAATATTGGTCATTTGTTATTTTTTCTTACAGGTAATAGTCCCATTGAAATCCAAACCAATACAAAGGAAATTTGGCAAATTTAATAATATGCCAAAG
This window of the Saprospiraceae bacterium genome carries:
- a CDS encoding Txe/YoeB family addiction module toxin yields the protein MNIEFTPIAWEDFSYWIENDEESAQKIKELIKAIRKDPFKGIGKPEPLRFGLQGFWSRRISGEHRLVYRVSGTKGVDQKCTILQCRFHYEN
- a CDS encoding type II toxin-antitoxin system Phd/YefM family antitoxin yields the protein MKVISISNLRRGMKEYFDYVSNAMEVIIVPRNKEEDSIVIMSIQEYNALKETEHLFSTKANQSRLEESIKQMNEGKTKSYVL